One window of Thermocoleostomius sinensis A174 genomic DNA carries:
- a CDS encoding prephenate/arogenate dehydrogenase, which translates to MKIGVIGLGLIGGSLAIDLRALGHTILGVSRRSETCAQAVAQQIVDKASPDLALMKAADLIFLCTPLGAIKPTVEQLIPHLAPTTVLTDVGSVKTSVVNTIAPRWPNFVGGHPMAGTAESGLNAAVSGLFVDRPYVLTPIDSTPQAAIDQVTAVVQSLRSRIYHCHPEDHDRAVAWISHLPVMISASLIAACLNEDDPIVLKLAQQLASSGFRDTSRVGGGNPELGVMMATYNQQALLHALYCYRDQLDQTIRSIEGGDWTELEELLIQTQQARSEFLQ; encoded by the coding sequence ATGAAGATTGGGGTGATTGGACTCGGACTGATTGGCGGTTCATTGGCGATCGATTTGCGGGCACTGGGTCATACCATTTTGGGAGTGAGCCGACGCTCGGAAACCTGTGCTCAAGCCGTAGCTCAACAGATTGTGGACAAGGCTAGTCCTGATCTAGCTCTAATGAAGGCGGCCGACCTCATTTTTCTTTGTACTCCGCTAGGAGCTATCAAACCGACTGTAGAACAGTTAATTCCTCATCTCGCGCCCACCACGGTGCTGACGGATGTGGGATCGGTCAAAACGTCTGTGGTGAATACGATTGCTCCGCGCTGGCCAAACTTTGTGGGTGGACACCCGATGGCGGGAACGGCTGAAAGTGGTTTAAATGCGGCGGTGTCCGGCTTGTTTGTAGACCGGCCCTATGTATTAACACCGATCGACTCGACGCCCCAGGCGGCGATTGACCAGGTTACCGCCGTGGTTCAGTCACTCCGCAGCCGCATCTACCATTGTCATCCGGAGGATCACGATCGGGCAGTGGCTTGGATTTCGCACCTACCCGTCATGATTAGTGCAAGTTTGATTGCCGCTTGCCTAAACGAAGATGATCCGATCGTGCTAAAACTGGCGCAGCAGCTAGCTAGTTCTGGGTTTCGAGATACAAGTCGTGTGGGTGGCGGTAATCCAGAATTAGGAGTCATGATGGCAACTTACAATCAGCAAGCGCTACTGCACGCACTGTATTGTTATCGAGACCAATTAGATCAAACCATTCGATCGATTGAAGGAGGAGATTGGACAGAACTAGAAGAACTTCTGATACAAACTCAACAAGCCCGATCGGAATTTTTGCAATAG
- a CDS encoding fatty acid desaturase family protein has translation MLWKYTWRDSIPLSVTLFQLALNVWIAATWYDRTLLQNLLFLPLCVFLFWYNGLVASHNFVHTPWFKAEWLNQLYLVINSINIGLPQIYYRYEHLLHHRYVNDRQDAYGHTNDPTSLFAHGQQGEPEPVWSYCALGIFRANLVAAFREIIKRGEKHQLCVELVACMLGLLGFLYLSWQYVLVIFIPTFYLGWFLEHLENYYEHFGGIPENRYANSTSYYGELYNLLFCNEGYHQEHHLRPGVHWTKRKQTRQEWAAELDAANRVILRFPPILAILDHRRIQRKHRSVLPVSMDPEVAMP, from the coding sequence ATGCTTTGGAAATATACTTGGCGCGACAGTATTCCGCTGAGCGTGACATTGTTTCAGCTAGCCCTCAATGTCTGGATAGCGGCAACGTGGTACGATCGCACCTTGCTACAAAACCTGTTATTTCTGCCGCTTTGCGTTTTCTTGTTTTGGTACAACGGTCTCGTAGCCAGCCACAATTTTGTTCATACCCCTTGGTTCAAGGCTGAATGGTTAAATCAGCTCTATCTGGTGATTAATTCGATTAACATTGGGCTGCCCCAAATCTACTATCGCTACGAGCATTTGCTTCATCATCGCTATGTTAACGATCGTCAAGATGCATATGGTCACACGAACGATCCGACCTCTTTGTTTGCCCACGGTCAACAGGGTGAACCGGAACCAGTTTGGTCTTACTGTGCGCTCGGCATCTTTCGAGCCAATTTAGTTGCAGCCTTTAGAGAAATTATTAAGCGAGGCGAAAAACATCAGTTGTGTGTTGAACTGGTAGCGTGCATGCTTGGTTTGCTCGGCTTCCTCTACCTCTCGTGGCAGTATGTTCTAGTTATTTTTATTCCTACTTTTTATCTTGGTTGGTTTTTAGAGCATCTAGAGAATTATTATGAGCACTTTGGCGGCATTCCAGAAAACCGCTATGCCAATTCCACGAGCTATTATGGTGAACTTTATAATTTATTATTTTGTAACGAGGGCTACCACCAAGAACATCACTTGCGTCCGGGTGTGCACTGGACGAAGCGCAAGCAAACTCGTCAAGAATGGGCCGCAGAACTCGATGCCGCTAATCGAGTCATCCTACGGTTTCCTCCCATTCTCGCTATTCTTGATCATCGTCGCATTCAGCGCAAGCATCGATCGGTACTTCCCGTGTCGATGGACCCAGAAGTTGCAATGCCATAG
- the codB gene encoding cytosine permease: MSISTESQYVDRSQSGEDYPLSAVPAESRKSLWSLAPLLMGFTLYSGTLFAGGLVGPQFRFFPDLLGLILVGNLILGIYAAGLAYIAANTGLTTVLMSRFSFGNIGSRWVDFILGFTQIGWYAWGSALIADLLNKLLGVPESLNWLTILFFTYFFCWTAYIGYRAMDWLSRIAVPAMLILMLWSLSIAAGQVGGWQGLQAITPQGEMTIGAALTIIVGTFVSGGTQATNWSRFANSAKTATIGTLAAFFLANGFLIFTGAFCALVYSGVSDVADSSDIVQVMAYQGLLFWGLVLLFLNMWTTQDNTMYAFSVAGAHMFRTNKRTWFVLGGATIALILAWAGIYEALVPYLILLGTFIPPIGGIIMADFWLYRRGAFPPLDQPQPAFNWAGIISYVVASAIAYFSSQANIGIAPINGIVAAVIIYYVLAKALPTQTS, encoded by the coding sequence ATGAGCATTTCCACCGAATCGCAGTATGTCGATCGATCCCAATCTGGAGAAGACTATCCCCTTAGTGCAGTTCCTGCCGAATCTCGTAAGTCACTATGGTCATTAGCTCCACTATTGATGGGGTTTACGCTTTACTCGGGCACGTTGTTTGCGGGCGGCTTGGTGGGGCCACAGTTCCGGTTCTTCCCAGACTTGTTAGGTCTGATTCTAGTTGGAAATTTGATTTTGGGAATTTATGCCGCTGGTCTGGCCTATATTGCTGCCAACACCGGACTAACAACGGTTCTAATGTCGCGATTTAGCTTTGGCAACATTGGTTCGCGCTGGGTTGATTTCATTCTGGGGTTCACACAAATTGGTTGGTATGCATGGGGGTCTGCCCTAATTGCCGATTTGCTGAACAAGCTGTTGGGGGTTCCAGAATCCTTAAACTGGTTGACGATTTTGTTCTTCACCTATTTTTTCTGTTGGACAGCCTATATTGGCTATCGGGCGATGGACTGGCTAAGCCGGATTGCCGTCCCCGCGATGCTGATTTTAATGCTTTGGAGTTTGTCGATCGCCGCTGGTCAAGTGGGTGGCTGGCAAGGACTGCAAGCAATCACGCCCCAAGGTGAGATGACGATCGGCGCGGCCCTCACAATTATTGTCGGCACGTTTGTTTCTGGTGGAACCCAAGCCACAAACTGGAGCCGGTTTGCCAATTCTGCAAAAACGGCCACGATTGGCACATTGGCTGCCTTCTTTTTGGCTAATGGCTTTCTGATTTTTACGGGCGCCTTTTGTGCCTTGGTCTACTCTGGCGTCAGCGATGTGGCCGATAGCTCGGACATTGTGCAAGTGATGGCCTATCAAGGGTTGCTGTTTTGGGGCTTAGTGCTGCTGTTCCTCAATATGTGGACAACGCAAGACAACACGATGTATGCCTTTTCAGTGGCAGGAGCACACATGTTTCGCACCAACAAGCGCACATGGTTTGTGTTGGGAGGCGCGACGATTGCCCTAATTTTGGCATGGGCAGGCATTTATGAAGCACTGGTTCCCTATCTAATTTTGTTGGGTACGTTCATTCCTCCAATTGGGGGCATTATCATGGCAGATTTTTGGCTCTACCGTCGGGGTGCATTTCCACCGCTCGATCAACCCCAGCCTGCCTTCAATTGGGCAGGAATTATATCCTATGTTGTGGCTTCGGCCATTGCCTATTTTTCGTCTCAAGCCAATATTGGCATTGCACCTATTAATGGCATAGTGGCGGCGGTTATCATCTACTATGTTTTAGCTAAAGCTTTACCCACCCAGACCTCATAA
- a CDS encoding Hsp20/alpha crystallin family protein — protein MSLLHRQALSVLETLHQQIQTVLTDLANECPQSTVWVATNDTNWISEIRMHYTETEVKLDVWLSDIPFQALELHISPETAVIRAKSLLDMVEGFFSAEHLEGIIPFPVAVHPETVNASLQHNLLSLTLPKSGQIERQRLLVRFNQVLDLSQSSSVMRRSLTFKGAKS, from the coding sequence ATGTCCCTACTTCATCGGCAAGCTCTATCGGTTTTGGAAACCCTCCATCAACAGATACAGACTGTATTAACCGATTTAGCCAATGAGTGTCCACAGTCCACCGTGTGGGTTGCTACGAATGACACAAACTGGATTTCGGAAATTAGAATGCACTACACCGAAACTGAAGTGAAGCTAGACGTTTGGCTATCGGATATTCCCTTTCAAGCATTGGAACTGCATATTTCCCCAGAAACGGCTGTGATTCGTGCCAAATCATTGTTGGATATGGTAGAGGGCTTTTTTAGTGCCGAGCACCTCGAAGGCATCATTCCCTTTCCTGTGGCGGTTCATCCAGAAACGGTGAATGCCAGTCTTCAACACAATTTATTATCACTGACGTTGCCTAAATCTGGTCAAATTGAGCGCCAGCGCCTTTTGGTTCGCTTCAACCAAGTGCTTGATCTGTCTCAATCTTCTTCGGTGATGCGCCGATCGCTCACGTTTAAAGGGGCTAAATCTTAG
- a CDS encoding response regulator transcription factor, whose translation MNQILIAEDEPRIAAFIAKGLLKNGYTVEVASTGAEALQKLQADRFDLLLLDLGLPDKNGWAVLDELQQSHCSLPVIIVSAQVLPPEPSIQTYQTIKAYLSKPFRFSELIETVQTHLV comes from the coding sequence ATGAACCAAATTTTAATTGCTGAAGATGAACCCCGCATCGCTGCTTTTATTGCAAAGGGTCTGTTAAAAAATGGATACACCGTTGAAGTTGCTAGTACGGGTGCCGAAGCCTTACAAAAGCTGCAAGCCGATCGGTTTGATTTGCTGCTATTAGATTTGGGTCTGCCCGATAAAAATGGATGGGCTGTGCTTGACGAATTACAGCAATCTCATTGCTCGCTGCCTGTAATTATTGTTAGTGCTCAGGTTCTACCCCCTGAGCCATCTATCCAAACCTATCAAACCATCAAAGCCTATCTATCCAAACCCTTCAGATTTAGTGAATTGATTGAGACGGTGCAAACCCATTTAGTTTAA
- a CDS encoding response regulator transcription factor: MNRILIVEDEPRIAAFLEKGFRANGFITAIVQDGQAAIRFAIEDEFDLIILDLGLPGKDGLLVLEELRGQGFQKPIIILTARDDVNDKVNGLEHGADDYVTKPFHFDELLARVRVRLRTNKNSMASAQSDMVLQRQNLRLDLRTRRVYIGDRSVELSAREFTLAETFLRHPDQVMSREQLLNHVWGYDYDPGSNIVDVYVGYLRKKLGDDLIETVRGVGYRMRS; the protein is encoded by the coding sequence ATGAATCGAATTCTTATTGTTGAAGACGAACCTCGAATTGCCGCTTTTCTAGAAAAAGGATTTCGGGCAAACGGGTTTATCACAGCCATCGTTCAAGACGGACAAGCCGCGATCCGCTTCGCCATCGAAGATGAGTTTGATCTCATAATTCTAGATCTGGGATTGCCTGGCAAAGATGGATTGCTGGTACTGGAAGAATTGAGAGGGCAAGGCTTTCAAAAGCCTATAATTATCTTAACGGCACGAGATGATGTGAATGACAAAGTGAATGGACTAGAGCACGGTGCAGATGATTATGTCACTAAACCTTTTCACTTTGATGAACTGCTAGCGCGGGTGCGAGTACGGCTACGCACTAATAAAAATTCAATGGCATCTGCGCAATCAGATATGGTTTTGCAACGGCAGAATCTACGTCTCGATCTACGAACTCGACGAGTATATATTGGCGATCGATCGGTTGAATTATCGGCTCGTGAATTTACCCTGGCTGAAACTTTCTTGCGTCATCCCGATCAAGTGATGAGCCGAGAACAGTTATTGAATCATGTTTGGGGCTATGACTATGATCCTGGCTCTAATATTGTAGATGTATATGTTGGGTATTTACGTAAAAAATTAGGAGATGATTTAATCGAAACTGTACGGGGTGTTGGTTATCGAATGCGATCGTAG